The following are encoded together in the Drosophila gunungcola strain Sukarami unplaced genomic scaffold, Dgunungcola_SK_2 000077F, whole genome shotgun sequence genome:
- the LOC128264725 gene encoding tyrosine-protein phosphatase non-receptor type 9 isoform X2 gives MVHLYQRRRNREQAVKQFIDLCNNLGANCSTTTATSPSASTSTASSTQNLIAVVPPPPQPQVQVQLAAPVRRHISHTTAVKFLYARKFDIPRAVSLYEQHEQIRQKEYLYNIDPDVEPLRSELQTGKFTILPARTSSGAAIALFTANRHSPLSISHTTTLQGIVYQLDSALQDSETQRAGLVFIYDMSGSKYSNFDYDLSQKILTLLKGGYPARLKKVLIVTAPLWFKAPFKILRLFVREKLRERVFTVSVPQLALHVPRKALPIHLGGTLEVDHATWLLTCRQSMTNREDELLANIVVGGASVGTAATSTTNGTDLEAAATATGATIISAVHQLGDNNTTVVTVSNGVGPAGSAGVGGVGGVGGVGGGAATAAVEPNENITINGLSPSHRSSSNSATTATATATSNPLKLNTSGAADNNSSSTTNTTSTTNTTSTTTTVAGAAGAAAGASSTTTTNGEFWSENPPSSASSGFSDDDSLAGQEGDPKPIDQIVQMVKARGRHGLIKEYADIRNRAPEGTFLHARMRVNLTKNRYTDVLCYDHSRVVLAHEDGDEPSDYINANFVDGYKQKNAYISTQGPLPKTSQDFWRMIWEQHCLVIVMTTRVMERGRVKCGQYWEPTEESSLEFGDYHVRTISVECNEDYMVASLELRNIKTDEIRNVSHWQFTSWPDYGVPSSAMAMLNFLQKVREKQAQLVNALGDTWAGHARGPPIVVHCSAGIGRTGTFITLDICISRLEDVGTADIRGTVEKIRSQRAYSIQMPDQYVFCHLALIEYAYSRGMLQTVDLAGFDEREQDSE, from the exons ATGGTGCATCTGTATCAACGACGTCGCAACCGCGAACAG GCTGTGAAACAATTCATTGATCTCTGCAATAACCTGGGAGCCAACTGCAGCACGACGACAGCCACATCCCCGTCAGCTTCCACATCCACAGCCAGCAGCACACAGAACTTAATAGCAGTtgtgccgccgccgccacagCCGCAGGTGCAGGTGCAATTAGCGGCGCCTGTGAGGCGCCACATCTCACATACGACGGCAGTGAAGTTTCTGTACGCCCGCAAGTTCGACATACCGCGAGCGGTCTCCCTGTACGAGCAGCATGAGCAGATACGACAGAAGGAGTATCTCTATAACATCGATCCGGATGTGGAGCCCCTGCGCTCCGAGCTGCAGACCGGCAAGTTCACAATCCTG CCCGCACGCACCTCCAGTGGAGCGGCCATCGCCCTGTTCACCGCCAATCGACACAGTCCGCTGAGCATTTCGCACACGACCACGTTGCAGGGCATCGTCTACCAGCTGGACAGTGCGCTCCAGGATTCAGAGACGCAGCGCGCCGGCCTTGTCTTCATCTACGACATGAGCGGCTCCAAGTATTCCAACTTTGACTACGACCTCTCCCAGAAGATTCTCACGCTGCTCAAG GGCGGCTATCCGGCGCGTCTGAAGAAGGTGCTGATCGTGACGGCGCCACTGTGGTTCAAGGCACCCTTCAAGATCCTGCGTCTCTTTGTGCGCGAGAAGCTGCGCGAGCGAGTGTTCACTGTATCGGTGCCGCAGTTGGCGCTGCACGTGCCGCGCAAGGCGCTGCCCATTCATCTGGGTGGCACGCTGGAGGTCGATCACGCCACATGGTTGCTCACCTGCCGCCAATCGATGACGAATCGTGAGGACGAGCTGCTGGCCAATATTGTGGTTGGTGGTGCTTCTGTTGGCACTGCagccaccagcaccaccaatGGCACGGACCTAGAGGCCGCCGCCACAGCAACGGGTGCCACGATAATCAGTGCCGTCCATCAACTGGGCGACAACAATACCACCGTGGTGACGGTCAGCAATGGCGTGGGTCCAGCTGGATCAGCAGGAGTAGGAGGAGTAGGAGGAGTAGGCGGAgtaggaggaggagcagcaacTGCCGCAGTTGAGCCCAACGAAAACATCACAATCAATGGACTGAGTCCCAGCCACCGCAGCAGTAGCAATTCCGCCACCAcggccacagccacagccacatccAATCCCCTCAAGCTCAACACAAGTGGTGCGGCGGATAACAACAGCAGTAGCACCACCAACACCACTAGCACCACCAACACCActagcaccaccaccacagtTGCAGGCGCAGCTGGAGCTGCAGCTGGTgccagcagcaccaccaccaccaacggCGAATTCTGGTCCGAGAATCCCCCGAGCAGCGCCTCGTCCGGCTTCAGTGACGACGACAGCCTGGCCGGACAGGAGGGCGACCCCAAGCCCATCGACCAGATTGTCCAGATGGTGAAGGCGCGCGGACGCCATGGGCTGATCAAGGAGTACGCGGACATTCGGAATAGGGCGCCCGAGGGCACCTTTCTGCATGCGAG GATGCGCGTCAACCTGACCAAGAATCGCTACACAGACGTCCTCTGCTACGATCACAGTCGAGTGGTGCTGGCACACGAAGACGGCGACGAGCCGTCCGATTACATAAATGCGAATTTCGTCGATGGCTACAAACAAAAGAATGCCTATATTTCAACTCAAG GTCCATTACCAAAGACATCCCAGGACTTTTGGCGCATGATCTGGGAGCAACATTGTTTAGTTATAGTAATGACGACGCGCGTGATGGAGCGCGGACGCGTGAAATGCGGCCAATACTGGGAGCCGACTGAAGAAAGTTCCTTAGAGTTTGGCGACTACCATGTGCGAACAATTAGCGTTGAGTGCAACGAGGACTATATGGTTGCCTCGTTGGAATTGAGAAACATAAAG ACTGACGAAATACGCAATGTCTCACATTGGCAGTTTACCAGCTGGCCGGACTATGGCGTGCCCAGCTCGGCCATGGCCATGCTGAACTTTCTGCAGAAGGTGCGTGAGAAGCAGGCGCAGCTGGTGAACGCACTGGGCGACACTTGGGCGGGCCACGCCCGCGGACCGCCCATTGTGGTGCACTGTAGTGCAGGCATTGGACGCACAG GCACATTCATCACGCTGGACATTTGCATATCGCGGCTGGAGGATGTGGGCACGGCGGATATACGCGGCACCGTGGAGAAGATCCGATCGCAGCGTGCCTACTCCATCCAGATGCCCGATCAGTATGTGTTCTGCCATTTGGCCCTCATCGAGTACGCCTATTCGCGTGGCATGCTGCAGACCGTCGATCTGGCTGGCTTCGATGAGCGTGAACAGGACTCGGAGTAG
- the LOC128264725 gene encoding tyrosine-protein phosphatase non-receptor type 9 isoform X4, with protein sequence MTNREDELLANIVVGGASVGTAATSTTNGTDLEAAATATGATIISAVHQLGDNNTTVVTVSNGVGPAGSAGVGGVGGVGGVGGGAATAAVEPNENITINGLSPSHRSSSNSATTATATATSNPLKLNTSGAADNNSSSTTNTTSTTNTTSTTTTVAGAAGAAAGASSTTTTNGEFWSENPPSSASSGFSDDDSLAGQEGDPKPIDQIVQMVKARGRHGLIKEYADIRNRAPEGTFLHARMRVNLTKNRYTDVLCYDHSRVVLAHEDGDEPSDYINANFVDGYKQKNAYISTQGPLPKTSQDFWRMIWEQHCLVIVMTTRVMERGRVKCGQYWEPTEESSLEFGDYHVRTISVECNEDYMVASLELRNIKTDEIRNVSHWQFTSWPDYGVPSSAMAMLNFLQKVREKQAQLVNALGDTWAGHARGPPIVVHCSAGIGRTGTFITLDICISRLEDVGTADIRGTVEKIRSQRAYSIQMPDQYVFCHLALIEYAYSRGMLQTVDLAGFDEREQDSE encoded by the exons ATGACGAATCGTGAGGACGAGCTGCTGGCCAATATTGTGGTTGGTGGTGCTTCTGTTGGCACTGCagccaccagcaccaccaatGGCACGGACCTAGAGGCCGCCGCCACAGCAACGGGTGCCACGATAATCAGTGCCGTCCATCAACTGGGCGACAACAATACCACCGTGGTGACGGTCAGCAATGGCGTGGGTCCAGCTGGATCAGCAGGAGTAGGAGGAGTAGGAGGAGTAGGCGGAgtaggaggaggagcagcaacTGCCGCAGTTGAGCCCAACGAAAACATCACAATCAATGGACTGAGTCCCAGCCACCGCAGCAGTAGCAATTCCGCCACCAcggccacagccacagccacatccAATCCCCTCAAGCTCAACACAAGTGGTGCGGCGGATAACAACAGCAGTAGCACCACCAACACCACTAGCACCACCAACACCActagcaccaccaccacagtTGCAGGCGCAGCTGGAGCTGCAGCTGGTgccagcagcaccaccaccaccaacggCGAATTCTGGTCCGAGAATCCCCCGAGCAGCGCCTCGTCCGGCTTCAGTGACGACGACAGCCTGGCCGGACAGGAGGGCGACCCCAAGCCCATCGACCAGATTGTCCAGATGGTGAAGGCGCGCGGACGCCATGGGCTGATCAAGGAGTACGCGGACATTCGGAATAGGGCGCCCGAGGGCACCTTTCTGCATGCGAG GATGCGCGTCAACCTGACCAAGAATCGCTACACAGACGTCCTCTGCTACGATCACAGTCGAGTGGTGCTGGCACACGAAGACGGCGACGAGCCGTCCGATTACATAAATGCGAATTTCGTCGATGGCTACAAACAAAAGAATGCCTATATTTCAACTCAAG GTCCATTACCAAAGACATCCCAGGACTTTTGGCGCATGATCTGGGAGCAACATTGTTTAGTTATAGTAATGACGACGCGCGTGATGGAGCGCGGACGCGTGAAATGCGGCCAATACTGGGAGCCGACTGAAGAAAGTTCCTTAGAGTTTGGCGACTACCATGTGCGAACAATTAGCGTTGAGTGCAACGAGGACTATATGGTTGCCTCGTTGGAATTGAGAAACATAAAG ACTGACGAAATACGCAATGTCTCACATTGGCAGTTTACCAGCTGGCCGGACTATGGCGTGCCCAGCTCGGCCATGGCCATGCTGAACTTTCTGCAGAAGGTGCGTGAGAAGCAGGCGCAGCTGGTGAACGCACTGGGCGACACTTGGGCGGGCCACGCCCGCGGACCGCCCATTGTGGTGCACTGTAGTGCAGGCATTGGACGCACAG GCACATTCATCACGCTGGACATTTGCATATCGCGGCTGGAGGATGTGGGCACGGCGGATATACGCGGCACCGTGGAGAAGATCCGATCGCAGCGTGCCTACTCCATCCAGATGCCCGATCAGTATGTGTTCTGCCATTTGGCCCTCATCGAGTACGCCTATTCGCGTGGCATGCTGCAGACCGTCGATCTGGCTGGCTTCGATGAGCGTGAACAGGACTCGGAGTAG
- the LOC128264725 gene encoding tyrosine-protein phosphatase non-receptor type 9 isoform X3 — translation MASEAEEQQFAVKQFIDLCNNLGANCSTTTATSPSASTSTASSTQNLIAVVPPPPQPQVQVQLAAPVRRHISHTTAVKFLYARKFDIPRAVSLYEQHEQIRQKEYLYNIDPDVEPLRSELQTGKFTILPARTSSGAAIALFTANRHSPLSISHTTTLQGIVYQLDSALQDSETQRAGLVFIYDMSGSKYSNFDYDLSQKILTLLKGGYPARLKKVLIVTAPLWFKAPFKILRLFVREKLRERVFTVSVPQLALHVPRKALPIHLGGTLEVDHATWLLTCRQSMTNREDELLANIVVGGASVGTAATSTTNGTDLEAAATATGATIISAVHQLGDNNTTVVTVSNGVGPAGSAGVGGVGGVGGVGGGAATAAVEPNENITINGLSPSHRSSSNSATTATATATSNPLKLNTSGAADNNSSSTTNTTSTTNTTSTTTTVAGAAGAAAGASSTTTTNGEFWSENPPSSASSGFSDDDSLAGQEGDPKPIDQIVQMVKARGRHGLIKEYADIRNRAPEGTFLHARMRVNLTKNRYTDVLCYDHSRVVLAHEDGDEPSDYINANFVDGYKQKNAYISTQGPLPKTSQDFWRMIWEQHCLVIVMTTRVMERGRVKCGQYWEPTEESSLEFGDYHVRTISVECNEDYMVASLELRNIKTDEIRNVSHWQFTSWPDYGVPSSAMAMLNFLQKVREKQAQLVNALGDTWAGHARGPPIVVHCSAGIGRTGTFITLDICISRLEDVGTADIRGTVEKIRSQRAYSIQMPDQYVFCHLALIEYAYSRGMLQTVDLAGFDEREQDSE, via the exons ATGGCGTCGGAGGCAGAAGAACAACAATTC GCTGTGAAACAATTCATTGATCTCTGCAATAACCTGGGAGCCAACTGCAGCACGACGACAGCCACATCCCCGTCAGCTTCCACATCCACAGCCAGCAGCACACAGAACTTAATAGCAGTtgtgccgccgccgccacagCCGCAGGTGCAGGTGCAATTAGCGGCGCCTGTGAGGCGCCACATCTCACATACGACGGCAGTGAAGTTTCTGTACGCCCGCAAGTTCGACATACCGCGAGCGGTCTCCCTGTACGAGCAGCATGAGCAGATACGACAGAAGGAGTATCTCTATAACATCGATCCGGATGTGGAGCCCCTGCGCTCCGAGCTGCAGACCGGCAAGTTCACAATCCTG CCCGCACGCACCTCCAGTGGAGCGGCCATCGCCCTGTTCACCGCCAATCGACACAGTCCGCTGAGCATTTCGCACACGACCACGTTGCAGGGCATCGTCTACCAGCTGGACAGTGCGCTCCAGGATTCAGAGACGCAGCGCGCCGGCCTTGTCTTCATCTACGACATGAGCGGCTCCAAGTATTCCAACTTTGACTACGACCTCTCCCAGAAGATTCTCACGCTGCTCAAG GGCGGCTATCCGGCGCGTCTGAAGAAGGTGCTGATCGTGACGGCGCCACTGTGGTTCAAGGCACCCTTCAAGATCCTGCGTCTCTTTGTGCGCGAGAAGCTGCGCGAGCGAGTGTTCACTGTATCGGTGCCGCAGTTGGCGCTGCACGTGCCGCGCAAGGCGCTGCCCATTCATCTGGGTGGCACGCTGGAGGTCGATCACGCCACATGGTTGCTCACCTGCCGCCAATCGATGACGAATCGTGAGGACGAGCTGCTGGCCAATATTGTGGTTGGTGGTGCTTCTGTTGGCACTGCagccaccagcaccaccaatGGCACGGACCTAGAGGCCGCCGCCACAGCAACGGGTGCCACGATAATCAGTGCCGTCCATCAACTGGGCGACAACAATACCACCGTGGTGACGGTCAGCAATGGCGTGGGTCCAGCTGGATCAGCAGGAGTAGGAGGAGTAGGAGGAGTAGGCGGAgtaggaggaggagcagcaacTGCCGCAGTTGAGCCCAACGAAAACATCACAATCAATGGACTGAGTCCCAGCCACCGCAGCAGTAGCAATTCCGCCACCAcggccacagccacagccacatccAATCCCCTCAAGCTCAACACAAGTGGTGCGGCGGATAACAACAGCAGTAGCACCACCAACACCACTAGCACCACCAACACCActagcaccaccaccacagtTGCAGGCGCAGCTGGAGCTGCAGCTGGTgccagcagcaccaccaccaccaacggCGAATTCTGGTCCGAGAATCCCCCGAGCAGCGCCTCGTCCGGCTTCAGTGACGACGACAGCCTGGCCGGACAGGAGGGCGACCCCAAGCCCATCGACCAGATTGTCCAGATGGTGAAGGCGCGCGGACGCCATGGGCTGATCAAGGAGTACGCGGACATTCGGAATAGGGCGCCCGAGGGCACCTTTCTGCATGCGAG GATGCGCGTCAACCTGACCAAGAATCGCTACACAGACGTCCTCTGCTACGATCACAGTCGAGTGGTGCTGGCACACGAAGACGGCGACGAGCCGTCCGATTACATAAATGCGAATTTCGTCGATGGCTACAAACAAAAGAATGCCTATATTTCAACTCAAG GTCCATTACCAAAGACATCCCAGGACTTTTGGCGCATGATCTGGGAGCAACATTGTTTAGTTATAGTAATGACGACGCGCGTGATGGAGCGCGGACGCGTGAAATGCGGCCAATACTGGGAGCCGACTGAAGAAAGTTCCTTAGAGTTTGGCGACTACCATGTGCGAACAATTAGCGTTGAGTGCAACGAGGACTATATGGTTGCCTCGTTGGAATTGAGAAACATAAAG ACTGACGAAATACGCAATGTCTCACATTGGCAGTTTACCAGCTGGCCGGACTATGGCGTGCCCAGCTCGGCCATGGCCATGCTGAACTTTCTGCAGAAGGTGCGTGAGAAGCAGGCGCAGCTGGTGAACGCACTGGGCGACACTTGGGCGGGCCACGCCCGCGGACCGCCCATTGTGGTGCACTGTAGTGCAGGCATTGGACGCACAG GCACATTCATCACGCTGGACATTTGCATATCGCGGCTGGAGGATGTGGGCACGGCGGATATACGCGGCACCGTGGAGAAGATCCGATCGCAGCGTGCCTACTCCATCCAGATGCCCGATCAGTATGTGTTCTGCCATTTGGCCCTCATCGAGTACGCCTATTCGCGTGGCATGCTGCAGACCGTCGATCTGGCTGGCTTCGATGAGCGTGAACAGGACTCGGAGTAG
- the LOC128264725 gene encoding tyrosine-protein phosphatase non-receptor type 9 isoform X1, which produces MQQTQWNKHKPEDKNNNSSRSNQDNGCHQRLFLCIAKAVKQFIDLCNNLGANCSTTTATSPSASTSTASSTQNLIAVVPPPPQPQVQVQLAAPVRRHISHTTAVKFLYARKFDIPRAVSLYEQHEQIRQKEYLYNIDPDVEPLRSELQTGKFTILPARTSSGAAIALFTANRHSPLSISHTTTLQGIVYQLDSALQDSETQRAGLVFIYDMSGSKYSNFDYDLSQKILTLLKGGYPARLKKVLIVTAPLWFKAPFKILRLFVREKLRERVFTVSVPQLALHVPRKALPIHLGGTLEVDHATWLLTCRQSMTNREDELLANIVVGGASVGTAATSTTNGTDLEAAATATGATIISAVHQLGDNNTTVVTVSNGVGPAGSAGVGGVGGVGGVGGGAATAAVEPNENITINGLSPSHRSSSNSATTATATATSNPLKLNTSGAADNNSSSTTNTTSTTNTTSTTTTVAGAAGAAAGASSTTTTNGEFWSENPPSSASSGFSDDDSLAGQEGDPKPIDQIVQMVKARGRHGLIKEYADIRNRAPEGTFLHARMRVNLTKNRYTDVLCYDHSRVVLAHEDGDEPSDYINANFVDGYKQKNAYISTQGPLPKTSQDFWRMIWEQHCLVIVMTTRVMERGRVKCGQYWEPTEESSLEFGDYHVRTISVECNEDYMVASLELRNIKTDEIRNVSHWQFTSWPDYGVPSSAMAMLNFLQKVREKQAQLVNALGDTWAGHARGPPIVVHCSAGIGRTGTFITLDICISRLEDVGTADIRGTVEKIRSQRAYSIQMPDQYVFCHLALIEYAYSRGMLQTVDLAGFDEREQDSE; this is translated from the exons ATGCAGCAAACTCAATGGAATAAACACAAGCCGGAGGAtaagaacaacaacagcagcaggagtAACCAGGACAACGGCTGTCATCAGCGTCTCTTTTTGTGCATTGCCAAG GCTGTGAAACAATTCATTGATCTCTGCAATAACCTGGGAGCCAACTGCAGCACGACGACAGCCACATCCCCGTCAGCTTCCACATCCACAGCCAGCAGCACACAGAACTTAATAGCAGTtgtgccgccgccgccacagCCGCAGGTGCAGGTGCAATTAGCGGCGCCTGTGAGGCGCCACATCTCACATACGACGGCAGTGAAGTTTCTGTACGCCCGCAAGTTCGACATACCGCGAGCGGTCTCCCTGTACGAGCAGCATGAGCAGATACGACAGAAGGAGTATCTCTATAACATCGATCCGGATGTGGAGCCCCTGCGCTCCGAGCTGCAGACCGGCAAGTTCACAATCCTG CCCGCACGCACCTCCAGTGGAGCGGCCATCGCCCTGTTCACCGCCAATCGACACAGTCCGCTGAGCATTTCGCACACGACCACGTTGCAGGGCATCGTCTACCAGCTGGACAGTGCGCTCCAGGATTCAGAGACGCAGCGCGCCGGCCTTGTCTTCATCTACGACATGAGCGGCTCCAAGTATTCCAACTTTGACTACGACCTCTCCCAGAAGATTCTCACGCTGCTCAAG GGCGGCTATCCGGCGCGTCTGAAGAAGGTGCTGATCGTGACGGCGCCACTGTGGTTCAAGGCACCCTTCAAGATCCTGCGTCTCTTTGTGCGCGAGAAGCTGCGCGAGCGAGTGTTCACTGTATCGGTGCCGCAGTTGGCGCTGCACGTGCCGCGCAAGGCGCTGCCCATTCATCTGGGTGGCACGCTGGAGGTCGATCACGCCACATGGTTGCTCACCTGCCGCCAATCGATGACGAATCGTGAGGACGAGCTGCTGGCCAATATTGTGGTTGGTGGTGCTTCTGTTGGCACTGCagccaccagcaccaccaatGGCACGGACCTAGAGGCCGCCGCCACAGCAACGGGTGCCACGATAATCAGTGCCGTCCATCAACTGGGCGACAACAATACCACCGTGGTGACGGTCAGCAATGGCGTGGGTCCAGCTGGATCAGCAGGAGTAGGAGGAGTAGGAGGAGTAGGCGGAgtaggaggaggagcagcaacTGCCGCAGTTGAGCCCAACGAAAACATCACAATCAATGGACTGAGTCCCAGCCACCGCAGCAGTAGCAATTCCGCCACCAcggccacagccacagccacatccAATCCCCTCAAGCTCAACACAAGTGGTGCGGCGGATAACAACAGCAGTAGCACCACCAACACCACTAGCACCACCAACACCActagcaccaccaccacagtTGCAGGCGCAGCTGGAGCTGCAGCTGGTgccagcagcaccaccaccaccaacggCGAATTCTGGTCCGAGAATCCCCCGAGCAGCGCCTCGTCCGGCTTCAGTGACGACGACAGCCTGGCCGGACAGGAGGGCGACCCCAAGCCCATCGACCAGATTGTCCAGATGGTGAAGGCGCGCGGACGCCATGGGCTGATCAAGGAGTACGCGGACATTCGGAATAGGGCGCCCGAGGGCACCTTTCTGCATGCGAG GATGCGCGTCAACCTGACCAAGAATCGCTACACAGACGTCCTCTGCTACGATCACAGTCGAGTGGTGCTGGCACACGAAGACGGCGACGAGCCGTCCGATTACATAAATGCGAATTTCGTCGATGGCTACAAACAAAAGAATGCCTATATTTCAACTCAAG GTCCATTACCAAAGACATCCCAGGACTTTTGGCGCATGATCTGGGAGCAACATTGTTTAGTTATAGTAATGACGACGCGCGTGATGGAGCGCGGACGCGTGAAATGCGGCCAATACTGGGAGCCGACTGAAGAAAGTTCCTTAGAGTTTGGCGACTACCATGTGCGAACAATTAGCGTTGAGTGCAACGAGGACTATATGGTTGCCTCGTTGGAATTGAGAAACATAAAG ACTGACGAAATACGCAATGTCTCACATTGGCAGTTTACCAGCTGGCCGGACTATGGCGTGCCCAGCTCGGCCATGGCCATGCTGAACTTTCTGCAGAAGGTGCGTGAGAAGCAGGCGCAGCTGGTGAACGCACTGGGCGACACTTGGGCGGGCCACGCCCGCGGACCGCCCATTGTGGTGCACTGTAGTGCAGGCATTGGACGCACAG GCACATTCATCACGCTGGACATTTGCATATCGCGGCTGGAGGATGTGGGCACGGCGGATATACGCGGCACCGTGGAGAAGATCCGATCGCAGCGTGCCTACTCCATCCAGATGCCCGATCAGTATGTGTTCTGCCATTTGGCCCTCATCGAGTACGCCTATTCGCGTGGCATGCTGCAGACCGTCGATCTGGCTGGCTTCGATGAGCGTGAACAGGACTCGGAGTAG